One region of Thiorhodovibrio frisius genomic DNA includes:
- a CDS encoding molybdopterin dinucleotide binding domain-containing protein: MSRTVEATCPLCEACCGLLFTLEGDQVTRVRGDRDDPLSCGFMCTKGAALPELHADPDRLRRPLRRTATGWEELDWPAALDFAAAGLRAVKQAHGPDAVAVYRGNPNAHSLGLLLFGHGVIRALGTHNLYSATSMDQLPHMLVALRMYGHQLLMPVPDLDRTGFLLILGANPLASNGSTMTSPAVGQRLRAIQQRGGRVVVVDPRRTRTAELADQHLFIRPSRDALLLAALLQVIFAERLERLGRLGAFVNGLDAVRAAVAPFTPARVAERIGIAAEVITALAREFAAAQTAVVYGRIGTSVQAHGVLCQWLIQLLNLVTGNLDHPGGNLFSSPAVDPIGILRLSKQGTVGRWHSRVRGLPEICGELPVAVLAEEMQTPGAGQVRALLTVAGNPALSMPGGAALDRALAGLDFMVSVDFYRNETSRHADIILPPVSPLEREHYDLVFNFLAIRNVAKWSTPVLAPPAGALGDWEILSGLHRRLAENWRQRAMAAFLGRLGPRRLLALALHVEARGAGLLPFSKRLTLRRLEAAVHGVDLGPLVPRLPDRLCTKDQRIDAAPADFIKELARLDASGETPAAAGLDLQLIGRRSLRSNNSWMHNLPRLMAGADRCTLLMHPADAAARGLSQGALVRVRSAYGVVEVTLDITETMMPGVVSLPHGYGHDREGAELSVAAARPGVNVNRLIDPRAIDPLGTTSVLTGTAVAVSANLSTALYVNDA; encoded by the coding sequence ATGAGCCGAACTGTCGAGGCCACCTGTCCGCTTTGCGAGGCTTGCTGCGGACTGCTCTTTACGCTAGAGGGGGATCAGGTCACCCGGGTTCGGGGTGATCGCGACGATCCGCTCAGCTGCGGCTTTATGTGCACGAAGGGGGCGGCGCTGCCTGAACTTCACGCAGATCCGGACCGCCTGCGGCGGCCGTTGCGGCGCACAGCGACGGGCTGGGAGGAGCTCGATTGGCCCGCCGCGCTCGACTTCGCCGCTGCGGGTCTGCGTGCCGTCAAACAGGCTCATGGTCCCGATGCTGTTGCCGTCTACCGGGGCAACCCGAACGCCCACAGCCTCGGCCTGCTCCTCTTCGGCCACGGGGTGATCCGTGCGCTCGGCACGCACAATCTCTATTCCGCGACCTCGATGGATCAGCTGCCACACATGCTGGTGGCTCTGCGGATGTACGGCCACCAACTCCTGATGCCGGTGCCGGATCTTGATCGCACAGGTTTTCTGCTGATCCTCGGCGCTAACCCGCTGGCCTCGAACGGCTCGACGATGACCTCGCCGGCGGTCGGGCAGCGCCTGCGGGCGATCCAGCAGCGTGGTGGGCGGGTCGTCGTCGTCGATCCGCGCCGCACGCGCACGGCTGAGCTGGCCGATCAGCACCTGTTTATCCGCCCCAGCCGTGATGCGCTGCTGCTGGCCGCGCTGCTCCAGGTGATCTTTGCCGAGCGGCTTGAGCGCCTTGGGCGGCTCGGTGCCTTCGTCAATGGGCTCGATGCCGTGCGCGCCGCCGTCGCGCCCTTCACGCCGGCGCGCGTCGCCGAGCGCATCGGTATTGCCGCCGAGGTGATCACGGCGCTGGCGCGCGAATTTGCAGCGGCCCAGACCGCTGTGGTCTACGGACGCATCGGCACCTCGGTGCAGGCGCATGGCGTTCTTTGTCAGTGGCTCATCCAGCTGCTCAACCTGGTGACGGGGAACCTCGATCACCCCGGTGGCAACCTGTTCAGCTCGCCTGCGGTCGACCCGATCGGCATTTTGCGGCTGTCCAAGCAGGGCACTGTGGGGCGCTGGCACAGCCGCGTGCGGGGCTTGCCTGAAATCTGCGGCGAACTGCCGGTGGCGGTGCTGGCCGAGGAGATGCAGACCCCTGGCGCGGGCCAGGTGCGTGCGCTGCTGACGGTTGCTGGCAATCCCGCCCTGTCGATGCCGGGCGGAGCAGCCCTCGACCGGGCGCTCGCTGGTCTTGATTTTATGGTCAGCGTCGACTTCTATCGGAATGAGACGAGCCGCCATGCCGACATCATCCTGCCGCCCGTCTCGCCACTGGAGCGCGAGCACTATGATCTTGTCTTCAACTTCCTCGCGATCCGCAATGTGGCCAAGTGGTCGACCCCGGTGCTCGCGCCGCCGGCTGGCGCGCTGGGCGATTGGGAGATCCTGAGTGGGCTGCATCGGCGGCTCGCTGAGAACTGGCGACAGCGGGCGATGGCAGCGTTTCTCGGGCGCCTCGGGCCGCGTCGCCTGCTGGCCCTGGCGCTGCACGTCGAGGCGCGTGGGGCGGGGCTTTTGCCGTTCTCGAAGCGCCTGACGTTGCGCCGCCTCGAGGCGGCAGTGCACGGCGTCGACCTGGGGCCGCTCGTGCCGCGGCTGCCGGATCGGTTATGCACCAAGGACCAACGGATTGATGCCGCTCCAGCCGACTTCATTAAGGAGCTTGCGCGCCTCGATGCCAGCGGCGAGACGCCTGCCGCCGCTGGGCTGGATTTGCAGCTCATTGGCCGGCGCAGCCTGCGTAGTAACAACTCCTGGATGCACAACTTGCCGCGTCTGATGGCCGGGGCGGATCGCTGCACTCTGCTGATGCATCCCGCCGATGCCGCAGCGCGCGGGCTGAGCCAGGGTGCTCTGGTGCGGGTGCGCTCTGCTTACGGGGTTGTCGAGGTGACGCTCGATATCACTGAGACCATGATGCCCGGGGTCGTGAGTCTGCCGCACGGCTATGGCCATGATCGCGAGGGCGCCGAGCTTTCGGTTGCCGCTGCCCGACCCGGGGTGAATGTCAATCGCCTGATTGACCCGAGGGCGATCGATCCACTCGGCACGACCTCCGTGCTCACTGGCACGGCTGTGGCCGTCTCGGCGAATCTGTCAACCGCGCTTTACGTAAATGATGCTTGA
- a CDS encoding YncE family protein: protein MDKRVVKANFRTVDFDNHKKLNSVVVYGAVRNHLRTHTYFIFDLWHSKCHIVDLSNLYTLQNFYRCLKTVERNNYKDYKSFPLLRTLFQDGTYTLKQFGVLVGANIPHHIRYIGDKRFWIGNVGTHNALICDLEKQQVTSIIPDTEDVLLGPQISYDEKTGEVFFLTYGINGHLQLTLVDPQFKNRFSIRKWNPKTDEITTVWSDDINCMLVDGFRVTADQSYAIFSDLRFALDKDCQFDLNAVYVVDLKTQKTWEIPGLKGSAHVEPDPDDPSVFYISEHQIGIIVRDHVTEEEATKNEDLTLIARVKFVTKEVGGFVGAAALHKYRMTPEGPVLLGTYAAGKDFLRATWHFAFKNRGRKYIASISSPYIVIIDAETMTLHKKIDTGLKPLYGLQVSEDGEQFYCNCFFDFLIVDFETGKVQATFSFGKERDGHVFHISAHTLKVDHFF, encoded by the coding sequence ATGGACAAGCGCGTTGTTAAAGCCAACTTTCGAACCGTCGATTTTGATAATCACAAGAAGCTGAATTCCGTGGTGGTCTACGGGGCAGTGCGCAACCATCTCAGGACGCACACCTATTTCATTTTCGATTTATGGCATTCCAAGTGTCATATTGTCGATCTGAGCAATCTCTATACATTGCAGAATTTTTACCGATGCCTGAAGACAGTCGAGAGGAATAATTATAAGGATTACAAGTCCTTTCCCCTGCTGCGGACGCTCTTTCAGGACGGGACCTATACCCTCAAGCAGTTTGGCGTGCTCGTTGGGGCTAATATTCCGCACCACATCAGATACATTGGTGACAAGCGGTTCTGGATCGGCAACGTGGGAACACACAACGCCTTGATCTGCGATCTGGAAAAACAGCAGGTCACGTCGATTATTCCGGACACCGAAGACGTGCTCCTGGGACCTCAGATTTCCTATGACGAGAAGACCGGCGAGGTCTTCTTCCTCACCTACGGCATCAACGGCCACTTGCAACTGACTCTGGTTGATCCGCAATTCAAGAATCGCTTTTCCATCCGCAAATGGAATCCAAAGACCGATGAAATCACGACGGTCTGGAGCGACGACATTAATTGCATGCTGGTTGACGGTTTTCGGGTGACGGCCGATCAGTCCTATGCCATTTTCAGCGACCTGCGCTTCGCCCTCGACAAAGATTGCCAGTTCGATCTGAACGCGGTCTACGTGGTTGATCTGAAGACGCAGAAGACATGGGAAATCCCGGGTCTCAAGGGCTCTGCCCATGTTGAACCAGATCCTGACGACCCCAGCGTTTTCTACATCTCGGAGCACCAGATCGGTATCATTGTTCGCGATCATGTCACCGAGGAGGAGGCCACTAAGAACGAGGACTTGACCTTGATCGCCCGGGTCAAGTTTGTTACCAAGGAGGTTGGTGGGTTCGTCGGCGCAGCCGCGCTTCACAAGTATCGGATGACACCCGAAGGACCGGTACTGCTCGGCACATACGCCGCTGGCAAAGACTTTCTCCGCGCCACTTGGCATTTCGCATTTAAGAATAGGGGGCGGAAATACATCGCATCGATCTCGTCTCCTTACATCGTCATTATCGATGCGGAGACGATGACGCTGCACAAGAAGATCGACACTGGGCTGAAGCCACTCTATGGCCTACAGGTGTCGGAAGACGGTGAGCAGTTCTACTGCAACTGCTTCTTCGATTTCCTTATCGTCGATTTCGAGACCGGTAAGGTGCAGGCTACCTTCAGTTTCGGGAAAGAACGAGATGGCCATGTTTTCCACATTTCGGCTCATACGCTCAAGGTGGATCATTTCTTCTAG
- a CDS encoding RidA family protein: protein MAGLSCSASRGETVGHLRPSCAADPNPKSLQVRRFSPGPRALLAFIAASRQPTAMPGMSSSARRGRFVTQVCSLRVTDQQLLEVLSGMECLVGNHLVLEYIVDTDALGGNLVNHLCDNDLLVLQERIVSPPEKLSLVKPVSDNPLVILNDSSLPVQRSVVAVQKAGIDSFERLDSGVLLASDDIRLLFSYPFLTGKDISFDSFNEAYRGLEALLLQTGFTETNIARTWFLVKDILRDYDLLNQVRDQWFAKWFKKGDFIPASTGIQSRINQEGYFSLECLAVDGAGIAVEQMHCSLQNEPIEYGKMFSRGILLSMAQSRIALISGTASTDKFGEVKYFGDIARQCQHMLDSVSDLLNGVGMDFENVAQAMLWLKHGEDRELCLDILSRNGFPLERCVLQLDCDVCRDEWLCEMEITAVKNAS, encoded by the coding sequence ATGGCCGGTCTGTCGTGCTCGGCTTCGCGGGGCGAGACTGTCGGGCATCTGCGGCCTTCTTGCGCCGCCGATCCGAACCCGAAATCTCTTCAGGTCCGTCGCTTCTCGCCTGGGCCCCGAGCCCTTCTTGCTTTTATCGCCGCATCGCGGCAGCCGACGGCGATGCCGGGGATGTCATCGAGCGCGCGTCGAGGCCGATTTGTCACCCAGGTTTGTTCGCTGCGGGTGACTGACCAACAACTTCTTGAGGTACTCAGCGGTATGGAATGTCTTGTCGGCAATCACCTGGTATTGGAATACATCGTCGATACCGATGCCCTCGGCGGCAATCTGGTCAACCATTTATGCGACAACGATCTGCTCGTGTTGCAGGAGAGGATCGTTTCTCCGCCCGAGAAGCTGAGTTTGGTTAAGCCTGTCAGTGATAATCCGCTGGTCATCCTCAACGACAGCAGCCTGCCGGTGCAGCGCTCTGTGGTGGCTGTGCAGAAGGCTGGTATCGATTCATTCGAGCGGCTGGATTCCGGTGTCCTACTCGCGTCGGATGATATCCGGTTGCTGTTCAGCTATCCATTTCTGACCGGGAAGGATATCTCGTTCGACTCATTCAATGAGGCCTATCGTGGGCTGGAGGCTCTGCTTTTGCAGACCGGCTTCACGGAGACGAACATTGCTCGCACCTGGTTCCTCGTCAAGGATATCTTGCGCGACTATGACCTGCTAAATCAGGTGCGCGACCAGTGGTTCGCGAAGTGGTTCAAAAAGGGCGACTTCATTCCCGCCAGCACTGGCATCCAGAGCCGAATCAACCAAGAAGGCTATTTTTCGCTGGAGTGTCTGGCGGTCGATGGCGCGGGCATCGCCGTCGAGCAAATGCACTGTTCCTTGCAGAATGAGCCGATCGAGTATGGCAAGATGTTCAGTCGGGGCATCCTGCTGTCGATGGCGCAGAGTCGGATCGCCCTGATCAGCGGCACCGCCTCGACCGACAAGTTCGGCGAGGTCAAGTATTTCGGCGACATCGCCCGACAATGCCAGCATATGCTCGATTCGGTGAGCGATCTGCTGAATGGCGTGGGTATGGACTTCGAGAATGTGGCCCAGGCCATGCTGTGGCTCAAACATGGCGAGGACAGGGAGCTGTGTCTCGATATTCTCAGTCGGAACGGTTTCCCGCTTGAGCGGTGCGTGTTGCAGCTCGACTGCGACGTCTGTCGGGACGAGTGGCTTTGCGAGATGGAGATTACAGCGGTCAAGAATGCCAGCTGA
- a CDS encoding YgaP family membrane protein, which translates to MDLPKNVGDQDRNIRFAVGGLLVLAGLFTVNAIVTVLGFIVVGTGYMRTCLAYVPLNINTMKKGDGKTESK; encoded by the coding sequence ATGGATCTTCCAAAAAACGTTGGCGATCAAGACCGTAACATTCGCTTCGCCGTTGGCGGCCTGCTCGTGCTGGCAGGTCTCTTTACTGTCAACGCTATTGTGACCGTGCTAGGCTTTATCGTCGTCGGCACTGGGTACATGCGCACTTGCCTTGCCTATGTGCCGCTCAATATCAACACCATGAAAAAGGGTGACGGCAAGACCGAAAGCAAGTAA
- the pufB gene encoding light-harvesting antenna LH1, beta subunit: MAEKSTTGLTEAESKEFHELFMASMTLWFGLVVLAHVLSWMYRPWL; encoded by the coding sequence ATGGCTGAAAAATCAACCACCGGTCTGACTGAAGCAGAATCAAAAGAATTTCACGAGCTTTTCATGGCCAGCATGACCCTTTGGTTTGGTTTGGTTGTTCTTGCTCACGTTCTGTCTTGGATGTACCGCCCCTGGCTGTAA
- the pufA gene encoding light-harvesting antenna LH1, alpha subunit: protein MNAKSFDGMHKLWMIMNPVSTLWAIFIFQIFLGLLIHMVVLSSDLNWHDDQIPVGYQLQGETLPVNLEMKAALKDAQ from the coding sequence ATGAACGCAAAAAGCTTCGACGGTATGCACAAACTGTGGATGATCATGAACCCGGTTTCCACGCTTTGGGCCATCTTTATTTTCCAGATCTTCCTGGGTCTGCTGATCCACATGGTTGTGCTGAGCTCTGACCTGAACTGGCATGATGATCAGATTCCTGTCGGTTATCAGCTGCAGGGCGAGACGTTGCCTGTCAACCTCGAAATGAAAGCAGCACTGAAAGACGCCCAATAA
- the pufL gene encoding photosynthetic reaction center subunit L — MALLNFEKKYRVRGGTLVGGDLFDFWVGPFYVGFFGVSAVFFATLGTMLILFGAAIGPTLNIWQISIAPPDLSVGLGFAPIREGGLWQVITICAVGAFVSWALRQVEIARKLGMGLHVPFAFSFAILAYLTLVFFRPVLLGAWGHAFPYGLFSHLDWVSNVGYQTLHFHYNPAHMLAISFFFINTLALAMHGSLILSVVNPQKGEEVKTAEHENTVFRDIVGYSIGALAIHRLGLFLAINAAFWSAVCMILTGPFWTRGWPEWWMWWPNLPIW, encoded by the coding sequence ATGGCCTTGCTAAATTTTGAGAAAAAATACCGCGTACGCGGTGGGACGTTGGTCGGGGGAGACCTGTTTGACTTTTGGGTGGGGCCGTTTTATGTCGGCTTCTTCGGAGTCTCGGCGGTCTTCTTCGCGACCCTCGGTACCATGCTGATCTTATTTGGAGCGGCAATTGGGCCGACATTAAACATCTGGCAAATCAGTATTGCCCCGCCTGATCTAAGCGTTGGTCTTGGATTTGCGCCGATCAGGGAAGGCGGTTTGTGGCAGGTAATCACCATTTGTGCAGTTGGGGCCTTTGTGTCCTGGGCGCTGCGGCAAGTTGAGATTGCCCGCAAGTTGGGCATGGGGCTGCATGTACCCTTTGCCTTCTCGTTCGCGATTTTGGCGTACCTCACCCTGGTGTTCTTCCGCCCGGTGTTACTGGGTGCGTGGGGACATGCTTTCCCATACGGATTGTTCAGTCACCTTGACTGGGTTTCCAATGTCGGCTACCAGACCCTACACTTCCACTACAACCCAGCGCACATGCTGGCGATCAGTTTCTTCTTCATTAACACGCTGGCGCTGGCAATGCACGGTTCTCTGATCCTGTCCGTGGTGAATCCGCAGAAAGGTGAGGAAGTGAAGACCGCTGAGCACGAGAACACGGTTTTCCGTGACATCGTGGGTTACTCCATTGGAGCCTTGGCTATCCATCGCCTGGGTCTGTTTCTGGCGATCAACGCGGCTTTCTGGAGTGCGGTCTGCATGATTCTGACCGGTCCCTTCTGGACGCGCGGTTGGCCAGAATGGTGGATGTGGTGGCCCAACCTTCCAATCTGGTAA
- the pufM gene encoding photosynthetic reaction center subunit M: MPEYQNIFNKVQVREPAYPGVELPKGSLPRVGKPIFSYWLGKIGDAQIGPLYLGGWGIASLISGFIALEVIGLNMLASVGWDPRLFLKEFFWLGLEPPPPAYGLSIPPLAEGGWWLIAGLFLTMSLLLWWVRVYKRAKDLGMGTHLSWAFAVAILFFLTLGFIRPVLMGSWGEAPPFGIFPHLDWTAAISIRYGNFYYNPFHGLSIAFMYGSAVLFAMHGGTILAVSRYGGDREIDQITDRGTAAERAMLFWRWCMGFNASMESIHRWAWWFAVFCIINSILGIILTGTVVDNWYLWAVKHGVAPSYPSELTIDNPYLTQGVAQ, from the coding sequence ATGCCTGAATATCAAAATATCTTTAACAAGGTACAGGTTCGCGAACCTGCTTACCCTGGTGTCGAACTCCCGAAAGGCAGTCTGCCACGCGTCGGCAAGCCGATTTTCAGTTACTGGCTTGGAAAGATTGGCGATGCGCAGATTGGACCGTTGTACCTTGGGGGTTGGGGCATCGCCTCACTGATCTCCGGCTTTATCGCTCTTGAGGTTATCGGTCTGAACATGCTGGCATCGGTCGGCTGGGACCCGCGGCTTTTCCTCAAGGAATTCTTCTGGTTGGGTCTGGAGCCGCCGCCGCCTGCATACGGCCTGAGCATCCCGCCCCTGGCAGAAGGTGGCTGGTGGTTAATCGCTGGTTTATTTCTGACCATGTCCCTCCTGCTGTGGTGGGTGCGAGTCTACAAGCGGGCGAAAGATCTTGGCATGGGTACCCACCTGTCCTGGGCCTTTGCTGTCGCGATCCTGTTTTTCCTGACACTCGGCTTTATCCGCCCGGTGCTCATGGGAAGCTGGGGAGAGGCACCACCGTTTGGCATCTTCCCGCATCTTGACTGGACAGCGGCGATTTCGATTCGCTACGGGAACTTCTACTACAATCCCTTCCACGGGTTGTCGATCGCCTTTATGTACGGTTCAGCCGTTCTGTTCGCGATGCACGGTGGCACCATTTTGGCCGTCTCTCGTTACGGTGGTGATCGCGAGATCGATCAGATCACGGATCGCGGTACTGCAGCTGAGCGCGCCATGTTGTTCTGGCGCTGGTGCATGGGCTTCAATGCCAGCATGGAATCCATCCATCGCTGGGCCTGGTGGTTCGCAGTCTTCTGCATCATTAACTCCATACTGGGTATTATCTTGACCGGCACCGTCGTAGACAACTGGTACCTTTGGGCAGTGAAACACGGCGTAGCACCCAGCTACCCATCTGAGCTGACCATCGATAATCCCTACCTGACGCAGGGGGTGGCGCAATGA